One part of the Marinobacter sp. M3C genome encodes these proteins:
- a CDS encoding FAD/NAD(P)-binding oxidoreductase — MVQNIIVVGGGIGGTMTANNLVAKLYPEIVRGKARVTLISNSPWHYYKPAFMYVAFGAFYKNELRRPQASLLRPEIDFVLDEVEGFEFKDSRLRMASGKSYDYDYLVVSTGCIPSPERISGLKEAGDHFYQHDPARELYKKISTIEKGRIFIGVTFPTTPNVPHQCGIAPMETTLMLDEFLRKRGVRDQIEIVYTYPTVSQLVRNCLFLQKDTGAVLPSIFDSKNIKHKRGFTLASVDPERKVAISEEGDEEDFDILMQTPPIRAVDAVINSGASQAPNNEGWLPTDRHSLQLEGYENVFVMGDTVDLPISKAGGSCHNQSPVICNNIAGLMRFGETPAEYDGRVQAIAQMGMEVGMPLWYDYDVDVIPTPPTKIGGLMRKGFNRGIYWSVARGLV; from the coding sequence ATGGTTCAGAACATCATCGTGGTTGGCGGGGGTATTGGCGGCACAATGACCGCAAATAACCTGGTCGCAAAACTCTACCCGGAGATAGTCAGGGGCAAGGCACGCGTTACCCTGATATCAAACAGTCCATGGCACTATTACAAGCCCGCCTTTATGTACGTCGCATTCGGTGCATTCTACAAAAACGAGCTGCGCCGCCCACAGGCCTCGTTACTGCGCCCGGAAATCGACTTCGTTCTTGACGAGGTTGAAGGCTTTGAGTTTAAGGACAGTCGCCTGAGAATGGCTTCGGGTAAGAGTTATGATTATGACTACCTTGTTGTGTCGACTGGCTGCATTCCCTCACCAGAGCGCATAAGCGGTCTTAAAGAAGCTGGCGATCATTTCTATCAGCACGATCCTGCACGAGAACTGTACAAGAAAATTTCGACCATCGAAAAAGGCCGTATATTTATCGGCGTTACCTTTCCGACGACGCCTAACGTTCCACACCAGTGTGGCATTGCGCCGATGGAAACCACCCTGATGCTCGATGAATTTCTGCGCAAGCGAGGTGTAAGAGATCAGATAGAGATCGTTTACACGTATCCGACTGTTTCACAACTTGTCCGTAACTGTTTGTTCTTGCAGAAAGATACAGGTGCAGTTCTGCCGTCTATTTTCGATTCAAAAAACATCAAACACAAACGCGGTTTTACCCTTGCAAGCGTTGACCCCGAGCGTAAGGTGGCGATTTCCGAGGAAGGAGACGAAGAAGATTTCGATATTCTGATGCAGACCCCGCCCATTCGAGCCGTAGATGCGGTTATTAATTCGGGTGCCTCTCAGGCTCCCAACAACGAAGGATGGTTGCCGACAGATCGCCATTCGCTGCAACTTGAAGGCTATGAAAACGTGTTCGTAATGGGCGACACGGTCGATCTGCCTATCAGTAAGGCAGGTGGAAGTTGCCATAACCAGTCGCCGGTAATCTGCAACAACATTGCTGGCCTGATGCGGTTTGGTGAAACCCCGGCTGAATACGATGGAAGGGTACAGGCCATCGCCCAAATGGGTATGGAAGTCGGCATGCCGCTTTGGTACGACTACGATGTAGATGTCATACCGACGCCACCAACCAAAATCGGCGGGTTAATGCGTAAGGGATTTAACCGAGGCATTTATTGGTCTGTCGCCCGTGGGCTGGTCTGA
- a CDS encoding DUF1641 domain-containing protein: MNNESTTVSAPHSLEQLLKTSPELQDQATLDGLSDLITKAAPIIQGRRLHNIIDLLAATSDVIEMADDNMVQKLMALYEEGIGGAWAISNALRYAAVQAAHDETPPTIWQSLRRLSKDEDARRGLSMAINLAAELGRQAKAANGPMPED; the protein is encoded by the coding sequence ATGAACAACGAATCCACAACAGTTTCAGCGCCTCATTCGCTTGAGCAATTACTGAAAACGTCGCCGGAATTGCAGGACCAGGCAACACTGGACGGTCTATCGGATCTGATCACGAAAGCAGCGCCGATAATACAGGGGCGGCGGCTGCACAACATAATTGATTTGCTCGCAGCGACCTCCGACGTTATCGAAATGGCGGATGATAATATGGTGCAAAAGTTGATGGCACTCTATGAAGAGGGCATTGGCGGTGCCTGGGCTATCAGCAACGCTCTGAGATATGCAGCAGTCCAGGCTGCTCATGACGAAACCCCGCCGACAATCTGGCAAAGCCTGCGGCGGTTAAGCAAAGACGAAGACGCCCGCCGAGGCTTAAGTATGGCTATAAACCTGGCTGCTGAGCTCGGAAGACAGGCCAAGGCTGCTAACGGGCCGATGCCGGAGGATTGA
- the xseA gene encoding exodeoxyribonuclease VII large subunit, which translates to MNDAFQDTRSRALSVGELNHQARHLLETSFMQVWVEGELSGFSRPSSGHWYFSLKDRNCQIRCAMFRGANQRVRPAPKEGELVRIRGKVTLYENRGDFQIIVEHLEPAGAGALQQAFEALKLKLFNEGLFSTERKKPIPALPRHIGVVTSPTGAAIHDILTVLARRCPGIPVTLYPTAVQGQAATADIVAAIGRAVAHNRADVLIIGRGGGSLEDLWCFNEEAVARAIAACPIATVSAVGHEVDTTIADYVADLRAPTPSAAAEKISPDQSIWLRQLQAISERLQAAVGRQHTALENRLLQLSTRLKDPRRSLQEKAQRLDGLDVRLSRAMAQITQRLHMRTDHLQQRLTMQSPNRQLASASERVLRATTGLNLAIQQALKSRREQLDYTAQTLNLVSPLATLGRGYAIVKDDQGKIVRHAGQLEAGQAISARVASGTVHAQVTSCNES; encoded by the coding sequence GTGAATGATGCCTTTCAGGACACCCGGTCGCGGGCGCTCAGCGTTGGTGAGCTGAATCATCAGGCCCGTCACCTGCTGGAAACCAGCTTCATGCAGGTTTGGGTTGAAGGCGAATTGTCGGGGTTTTCACGCCCTTCTTCCGGGCACTGGTACTTTTCTTTGAAGGATCGTAACTGCCAGATTCGTTGTGCCATGTTCCGCGGCGCCAATCAGCGGGTTCGCCCGGCGCCAAAAGAAGGCGAACTGGTACGAATTCGCGGCAAAGTGACCTTGTACGAGAACCGCGGCGACTTCCAGATTATTGTCGAGCACTTGGAGCCAGCCGGCGCGGGCGCCCTACAGCAAGCGTTTGAAGCGTTAAAGTTAAAGCTCTTTAACGAGGGCCTGTTTAGCACCGAGCGCAAAAAACCCATACCCGCCCTGCCCCGACATATTGGCGTGGTTACCTCCCCAACGGGTGCTGCGATTCACGACATACTCACAGTGCTGGCTCGGCGTTGCCCGGGCATTCCAGTCACACTTTACCCAACCGCGGTGCAAGGCCAGGCGGCAACCGCAGACATAGTCGCTGCCATCGGCCGGGCTGTCGCCCACAATCGCGCGGACGTGCTGATTATTGGCCGCGGCGGCGGTTCGTTGGAAGATTTGTGGTGCTTTAACGAAGAAGCCGTAGCCCGCGCCATTGCCGCCTGCCCTATTGCCACCGTCAGCGCCGTGGGGCACGAGGTGGACACCACCATTGCCGATTACGTAGCGGATTTGCGGGCGCCGACACCGTCAGCAGCGGCGGAAAAAATATCGCCAGACCAGAGCATCTGGTTACGCCAATTACAGGCCATCAGCGAACGCCTGCAGGCTGCAGTGGGGCGCCAACACACGGCGCTTGAAAACAGACTGCTGCAGCTTTCCACGCGATTAAAAGATCCGCGCCGCAGCCTGCAGGAAAAAGCACAGCGCCTGGATGGGCTGGATGTGCGCCTGAGCCGCGCAATGGCTCAGATAACCCAGCGCTTGCATATGCGTACCGACCATTTGCAACAGCGCCTGACCATGCAATCACCTAACAGGCAACTGGCCAGCGCCAGCGAACGTGTGTTGCGGGCAACAACAGGCTTGAATCTGGCCATTCAGCAAGCGCTTAAAAGCCGCCGTGAGCAACTGGATTACACAGCGCAAACCCTGAATCTGGTCAGCCCGCTGGCCACTCTGGGGCGGGGCTACGCCATTGTAAAAGACGACCAGGGCAAGATTGTGCGGCATGCCGGGCAGCTTGAAGCCGGCCAAGCCATCAGCGCCCGAGTGGCCAGCGGCACCGTTCACGCCCAAGTGACGAGTTGCAATGAATCTTGA
- the guaB gene encoding IMP dehydrogenase, translating to MLRIAEEALTFDDVLLVPGYSEVLPHEADLRTRLTRTITLNVPLVSAAMDTVTDAELAIAMAQEGGIGIMHKNMSPEQQAAAVRKVKKFESGVVKDPITVKPENTVRELVEITMANNISGLPVVDGSELVGIVTGRDIRFESSMDTLVRDIMTPKEKLVTVKEGADLESVKELLHRHRIEKILVVNDNFQLRGLVTAKDIQKSKDYPLASKDDQGRLRVGAAVGTGGDTEARVIALAEAGVDVIVVDTAHGHSRGVLDRVRWIKEHYPELQVIGGNIATAEAALALVDAGADAVKVGIGPGSICTTRIVAGVGVPQISAVSSVAEALKNSDVPLIADGGLRFSGDIAKAIAAGAHCVMIGSLLAGTDEAPGEIELFQGRSYKAYRGMGSIGAMGQGSSDRYFQDASKGIEKLVPEGIEGRVACKGPMRNIIHQLMGGLRAAMGYTGSATITDMRNKPRFVRITGAGMRESHVHDVTITKEAPNYRVS from the coding sequence ATGCTGCGAATTGCCGAAGAAGCTCTCACATTTGATGACGTACTGTTGGTGCCCGGTTACTCCGAGGTTCTGCCCCACGAAGCCGACCTTCGCACACGCCTGACACGAACCATCACACTGAATGTCCCGCTGGTGTCGGCGGCCATGGATACAGTGACAGACGCAGAGCTGGCGATTGCCATGGCCCAAGAAGGCGGCATCGGCATTATGCACAAAAATATGAGCCCGGAGCAGCAGGCCGCCGCAGTGCGTAAGGTGAAGAAGTTTGAAAGCGGCGTGGTAAAAGACCCTATTACGGTCAAACCCGAGAACACCGTACGTGAGTTGGTCGAAATTACCATGGCCAATAATATTTCCGGCCTGCCGGTAGTAGACGGCAGCGAGCTAGTGGGCATTGTTACGGGTCGCGATATCCGCTTTGAGAGCAGCATGGACACGCTTGTGCGTGACATCATGACGCCCAAAGAAAAGCTGGTTACGGTGAAAGAAGGCGCCGATCTGGAATCGGTGAAAGAACTCCTGCACCGCCACCGCATCGAGAAAATCCTGGTGGTAAACGATAATTTCCAGCTACGCGGCTTGGTTACAGCAAAAGACATTCAGAAGTCCAAAGACTACCCGCTGGCGAGTAAAGACGACCAGGGCCGCCTGCGTGTTGGCGCGGCCGTCGGCACCGGCGGCGACACCGAAGCCCGCGTGATAGCTCTGGCGGAAGCCGGTGTTGACGTAATTGTGGTGGATACGGCTCACGGCCATTCCCGCGGTGTGCTTGATCGTGTGCGCTGGATTAAGGAACATTACCCCGAACTGCAGGTGATTGGCGGCAATATCGCCACAGCTGAGGCTGCCCTTGCCCTGGTTGACGCCGGAGCAGATGCGGTGAAGGTGGGTATCGGCCCGGGTTCCATCTGTACCACCCGCATTGTAGCCGGTGTGGGCGTGCCGCAGATTTCAGCGGTGTCCAGCGTGGCTGAGGCCCTGAAAAACAGTGACGTTCCGCTGATTGCCGACGGTGGTTTGCGCTTCTCCGGTGATATCGCCAAGGCTATTGCGGCCGGCGCCCACTGTGTGATGATCGGCAGCCTGCTGGCCGGCACCGACGAAGCCCCGGGTGAAATCGAGCTGTTCCAGGGCCGCAGTTATAAGGCCTATCGGGGCATGGGTTCAATCGGCGCCATGGGCCAGGGTTCCAGCGACCGTTATTTTCAGGATGCCAGCAAAGGCATAGAAAAGCTGGTTCCGGAAGGTATTGAAGGCCGCGTCGCTTGTAAGGGCCCGATGCGCAACATTATTCATCAGCTGATGGGCGGCCTGCGCGCTGCGATGGGTTACACCGGCAGTGCCACCATAACCGATATGCGCAACAAGCCTCGGTTTGTGCGCATCACCGGTGCCGGTATGCGCGAGAGTCACGTTCACGATGTGACCATCACCAAAGAAGCACCGAACTACCGCGTGAGCTGA
- the guaA gene encoding glutamine-hydrolyzing GMP synthase, translating into MAHDIHDHRILILDFGSQYTQLIARRVRDIGVYCEVRAFDISTEELEAFNPKGILLAGGPESVTELSGPRAPDGLFDRGIPVLGICYGMQTMAEQLGGRVASSEKREFGYAQVKVRAKGPLLQDITDHLTVTGESLLDVWMSHGDKVVAMPEGFELLASTESAPIAAMQDLSRHLYGLQFHPEVTHTLQGKRILEHFVMNICGCEALWTPAKIVDDAVQKIREQVGTDKVLLGLSGGVDSSVTAALLHKAIGDQLTCVFVDNGLLRLNEGDQVMDMFGSSMGVKVIRADAEERFLTNLKGVSDPEQKRKVIGNTFIDVFDEEATRIQNVHWLAQGTIYPDVIESAASKTGKSHVIKSHHNVGGLPETMKLKLVEPLRELFKDEVRRIGLELGLPYDMVYRHPFPGPGLGVRILGEVKKDYADILRRADAIFLEELHRADYYHKTSQAFAVFLPVKSVGVVGDARRYEWVIALRAVETIDFMTARWAHLPYELLETVSNRIINEISGVSRVTYDVSSKPPATIEWE; encoded by the coding sequence ATGGCCCACGACATTCACGATCACCGCATCCTGATTCTAGATTTCGGTTCCCAGTACACCCAGCTGATTGCCCGCCGGGTTCGGGACATCGGCGTTTATTGCGAAGTGCGCGCTTTTGACATCAGTACTGAAGAGCTTGAAGCCTTCAATCCCAAGGGCATTCTGCTGGCCGGTGGTCCTGAGTCGGTCACCGAGCTGAGTGGCCCGCGCGCGCCTGACGGCCTGTTTGATCGTGGTATTCCTGTATTGGGTATTTGCTACGGCATGCAAACCATGGCCGAGCAGTTGGGCGGCCGGGTGGCGAGTTCGGAAAAGCGCGAGTTTGGCTACGCCCAAGTAAAAGTGCGCGCTAAAGGCCCGTTGCTGCAAGACATCACCGACCACTTGACTGTGACCGGCGAATCGCTGCTGGACGTGTGGATGAGCCACGGCGACAAAGTGGTTGCCATGCCCGAAGGTTTCGAACTTCTGGCATCCACCGAAAGCGCACCTATTGCAGCCATGCAAGATCTGTCGCGCCATCTTTACGGCCTGCAGTTCCATCCGGAAGTGACTCATACCTTGCAGGGTAAGCGCATTCTGGAACACTTCGTGATGAACATCTGCGGCTGCGAAGCGTTATGGACTCCGGCCAAAATTGTCGACGACGCCGTGCAAAAAATTCGCGAACAGGTCGGCACCGACAAAGTGCTGCTGGGCCTGTCTGGCGGCGTAGATTCCTCGGTGACCGCCGCGCTGCTGCACAAAGCCATTGGCGATCAGCTAACCTGCGTGTTTGTTGATAACGGCCTGCTGCGCCTGAATGAAGGCGACCAGGTGATGGACATGTTCGGCAGCAGCATGGGCGTAAAAGTCATTCGCGCCGACGCCGAGGAACGCTTCCTGACTAACCTCAAAGGCGTCAGTGACCCCGAACAAAAGCGTAAAGTGATCGGTAACACATTCATCGACGTGTTCGATGAAGAAGCTACCCGCATTCAGAATGTGCACTGGCTGGCCCAAGGCACTATTTATCCGGACGTGATCGAATCGGCTGCGTCCAAAACAGGCAAGTCCCACGTGATCAAATCTCACCACAATGTGGGTGGCTTGCCGGAAACCATGAAACTGAAGTTGGTAGAGCCGTTGCGCGAACTGTTCAAAGACGAAGTGCGTCGCATCGGTCTTGAACTTGGCCTGCCTTACGATATGGTGTATCGCCATCCGTTCCCGGGCCCGGGCCTGGGTGTGCGCATTCTCGGCGAAGTGAAAAAAGACTACGCCGACATCTTGCGCCGCGCCGATGCCATCTTCCTGGAAGAGCTGCACCGCGCCGATTATTACCACAAAACCAGCCAGGCCTTTGCGGTCTTTCTGCCGGTGAAATCGGTAGGCGTAGTAGGCGACGCCCGCCGATACGAATGGGTGATCGCGCTGCGCGCTGTAGAAACCATCGATTTCATGACCGCACGTTGGGCGCATTTGCCGTACGAACTGCTGGAAACTGTGTCTAACCGTATTATTAATGAAATCAGCGGCGTATCACGGGTAACTTACGATGTGTCGTCGAAGCCGCCGGCGACCATCGAATGGGAGTAG
- a CDS encoding type II toxin-antitoxin system Phd/YefM family antitoxin, which yields MDALSANEAKTHFGDLLLKAQRSPVQINKNGKPVAVIISVEEYEGIEALKLRFLQGRVEQAEADIDADKLVDGESFFDELDAGHFD from the coding sequence ATGGATGCACTTTCGGCCAATGAGGCAAAAACTCACTTTGGCGATCTTCTTTTAAAAGCTCAGCGGTCGCCGGTTCAAATCAACAAGAACGGTAAGCCGGTAGCAGTGATTATCTCAGTAGAGGAGTATGAGGGTATCGAAGCGCTCAAGTTACGATTTTTGCAAGGCAGAGTGGAACAGGCCGAAGCAGATATTGATGCAGATAAGCTGGTTGATGGTGAGTCGTTTTTCGACGAATTGGATGCAGGCCATTTCGATTGA
- a CDS encoding type II toxin-antitoxin system RelE/ParE family toxin translates to MTGYRLTLDARSDLVQIRTYTLKQWGKAQSQKYFAQLRKTIRMLSDNHAMGKRQQDVGLNVLSFPYSSHVIYYVVSRQQLVVFAVLHKRMVPLNHIGEREMTQSDT, encoded by the coding sequence ATGACAGGTTATCGCTTAACCCTGGATGCGAGATCGGACTTGGTTCAAATACGCACGTACACACTAAAGCAATGGGGAAAGGCTCAATCCCAAAAATACTTCGCACAACTGCGCAAAACCATACGCATGCTTTCTGACAATCATGCCATGGGCAAGCGTCAACAAGATGTTGGGCTGAATGTTTTGAGTTTTCCTTATAGCAGTCACGTCATCTATTACGTTGTAAGTAGGCAGCAGTTGGTAGTATTTGCGGTACTTCATAAGCGCATGGTCCCGCTCAATCATATAGGCGAGCGCGAGATGACGCAGTCGGATACTTGA
- a CDS encoding DUF1523 family protein, whose translation MKKLKIILIGCCLIVMGLALHYVLPRVSVVEVVGVEVKRTDVEVGTRDVYMIQTRVIGGDKVRVFRNEDSWLYFKLNSANLQTQAAVFAREEKGTAVAIRYYGWRLPLLSMFPNATSVWPVEPGYRHIPIFNIVILVFLFGLAFIVRRAFKRASGKLTELRARHAPGRADNVPSSSSSSSSKSSPASDAGHDEWLQSDQQTSNRSDKSGRDD comes from the coding sequence ATGAAGAAACTCAAAATTATCCTGATCGGGTGTTGCCTGATCGTTATGGGCCTGGCCCTGCATTATGTGTTGCCGCGGGTTTCCGTTGTCGAGGTGGTCGGCGTTGAGGTTAAACGTACCGATGTCGAGGTTGGAACCCGAGATGTTTACATGATTCAAACCCGGGTGATCGGCGGCGACAAAGTCCGCGTGTTCCGCAACGAAGACTCATGGCTTTACTTTAAGCTCAACTCCGCGAATCTTCAGACGCAAGCGGCTGTCTTTGCCCGCGAAGAGAAGGGCACGGCAGTTGCTATTCGTTATTACGGCTGGCGTCTCCCGCTTCTGTCGATGTTCCCGAATGCGACGTCAGTCTGGCCTGTAGAGCCCGGTTACCGTCATATCCCGATTTTCAACATAGTTATATTGGTGTTCCTTTTCGGCTTGGCGTTTATAGTGCGCCGCGCATTTAAGCGAGCGTCCGGTAAGCTTACAGAACTGCGTGCCCGGCATGCGCCCGGGCGTGCGGACAATGTTCCCTCGTCTTCGTCCTCATCATCCTCAAAATCATCCCCGGCAAGCGATGCTGGTCACGATGAATGGCTGCAGAGCGACCAGCAAACGTCGAACCGGTCTGATAAGTCGGGGAGGGACGACTGA
- a CDS encoding phosphoribosyltransferase domain-containing protein, with the protein MQKTPVITRHPLNTGVLELRTSAAPTDGELFRIAERINPKRSFLFVSTVLGRHIPVRPRDHFDAVNGIVDQIPDALLGGPLLVMGYAETAVGIGAAAARRIRERRPEADLLYLSTTRHPVAGREWVSFSEGHSHATAHHVMAPTSCELLSGPARTLVLVDDETTTGNTFAALFKAVHDGGVDVKRVLLLTLTDWSNGRAAQAIAELCPGIPVDAFSLVRGEWRWEQDAKATLPAVPVWAGEATLPAWVPSSNLNSVPNPLSNAPRLGLQMEPAVEPIVESRSKQTAPLIPAALPMVAAGDSVLVIGTGEHVWGPMLLAERLEQEGADVKFVATTRSPILNGEVIRHKVTFPDHYRVGVPMYLHNVPERPSARVIIMTETGDDGICPTLRAYLGRGHIINGAGQVTEFET; encoded by the coding sequence ATGCAAAAAACACCGGTTATCACGCGACATCCTCTGAACACAGGGGTTCTTGAGCTGCGGACCAGCGCAGCGCCGACAGACGGCGAATTATTCCGGATTGCGGAGCGTATCAACCCTAAGCGCAGCTTTCTTTTCGTATCCACCGTACTCGGGCGCCATATCCCCGTCAGACCGCGGGACCATTTTGATGCGGTTAACGGAATCGTCGATCAGATTCCCGATGCGCTGCTTGGCGGCCCTCTTTTGGTGATGGGTTACGCGGAGACGGCGGTGGGGATTGGAGCGGCTGCGGCTCGGCGCATCCGGGAGCGGCGGCCCGAAGCGGACCTGCTCTACCTGTCGACGACCCGGCACCCGGTTGCGGGTCGGGAATGGGTCAGCTTTTCGGAAGGGCACAGTCACGCTACCGCACATCATGTGATGGCGCCAACGTCGTGCGAGCTGTTAAGCGGGCCTGCAAGAACGCTTGTTCTTGTGGATGACGAAACAACCACCGGAAACACCTTTGCGGCTTTGTTCAAGGCGGTTCATGACGGCGGGGTAGACGTTAAACGTGTTCTACTTCTGACCCTGACCGACTGGTCTAACGGACGAGCCGCCCAAGCAATCGCGGAGCTCTGCCCTGGCATCCCGGTGGACGCGTTCTCTTTGGTTCGAGGGGAATGGCGGTGGGAGCAGGACGCGAAAGCAACGCTTCCGGCTGTTCCGGTGTGGGCCGGGGAAGCGACACTTCCAGCCTGGGTCCCGAGCTCGAACCTGAACTCTGTGCCGAATCCGCTGTCCAATGCTCCGCGGCTCGGGCTTCAGATGGAGCCGGCTGTCGAACCGATTGTTGAATCGAGAAGCAAACAGACAGCGCCCTTGATTCCGGCCGCTCTGCCGATGGTGGCCGCAGGCGACTCCGTTCTTGTGATCGGGACCGGCGAGCACGTTTGGGGCCCGATGCTGCTGGCGGAACGCCTTGAGCAGGAAGGGGCGGATGTAAAGTTCGTCGCAACGACTCGCTCGCCAATCCTCAACGGAGAGGTTATCCGGCATAAAGTGACGTTTCCAGACCATTACCGGGTGGGCGTACCGATGTATCTTCACAATGTCCCCGAACGCCCCAGCGCTCGAGTCATTATCATGACCGAAACAGGCGATGACGGAATCTGCCCCACGCTCCGGGCCTATCTCGGACGCGGACACATCATTAACGGAGCCGGCCAAGTGACGGAGTTCGAGACGTAA
- a CDS encoding cysteine protease StiP family protein → MTDTEKRPFSGSYLPEDVEFLLKPVALEPTPVEEKERRIQAGVTHYSEMISEERRPDARYLSLFEESCRLGVPRLARDIRSLAGQILDLVQQGRSNQEITLCSLVRAGVPYGVLLKRDLARLGADVTHFGISIIRDRGLDEAAMGEVLARRPVDGVIFVDGWTGKGAITAELAESWRALTDREPMLAVIADPCGRANLCGSREDWLIPSGILGGNVSGLISRSILRSDLIGPGDYHGCILLDHLADIDLSRSFVDRVDVALSTLEARVELDPEADSSAAARFRTEADRTVAAVATRFGVQNRNRIKPGIAEATRAVLRRRPECVLVRSLSEDPDLAALIHLCRQDGVNLIEAPDLTGPYRAITLIRETK, encoded by the coding sequence TTGACTGATACCGAAAAGCGCCCTTTTTCAGGCAGCTATCTACCGGAAGACGTGGAATTTTTGTTGAAGCCGGTCGCGCTTGAACCCACCCCGGTGGAGGAGAAAGAGCGCCGAATTCAGGCCGGCGTGACCCATTACTCGGAAATGATCTCCGAGGAGCGGCGCCCAGATGCCCGTTACCTGTCGCTGTTCGAGGAGTCTTGTCGGCTTGGAGTGCCGCGGCTCGCCCGAGACATCCGTTCCCTGGCAGGGCAAATTCTTGATCTGGTCCAGCAGGGCCGGTCGAACCAGGAAATCACCTTGTGCAGCCTTGTTCGGGCCGGAGTACCTTACGGGGTTCTGCTTAAGCGCGATTTAGCCCGATTGGGCGCCGACGTCACCCATTTCGGAATCTCGATCATCCGCGATCGGGGCCTTGACGAGGCGGCCATGGGGGAAGTTCTTGCGCGGCGCCCTGTTGACGGGGTGATCTTCGTTGACGGGTGGACCGGCAAAGGGGCCATCACGGCGGAGTTGGCGGAGTCCTGGCGTGCGCTCACTGACCGGGAGCCAATGCTCGCTGTGATCGCCGACCCTTGCGGCCGTGCAAACCTCTGCGGATCCCGCGAGGACTGGCTGATCCCCTCCGGCATTCTTGGCGGTAACGTGTCCGGTCTTATCTCCCGCTCCATCCTCCGGTCTGACCTGATAGGGCCAGGGGACTATCACGGCTGCATCCTGCTGGATCACCTCGCTGATATTGACTTGTCGCGCTCGTTTGTCGATCGGGTGGATGTGGCGTTGTCGACGCTGGAAGCTCGGGTTGAGTTGGACCCAGAGGCGGACTCGTCCGCGGCTGCCCGGTTCCGCACAGAGGCGGACCGCACCGTTGCGGCGGTTGCCACGCGGTTCGGAGTGCAGAACCGCAACCGCATCAAGCCAGGCATTGCGGAGGCTACAAGGGCGGTTCTGCGGCGCCGGCCAGAATGCGTCCTGGTTCGATCGCTCAGCGAAGACCCAGACCTTGCAGCGCTCATTCATCTTTGCCGTCAGGACGGGGTCAATCTGATTGAGGCGCCTGACCTCACCGGCCCTTACCGGGCGATTACGCTCATCAGGGAAACTAAATGA
- a CDS encoding HpcH/HpaI aldolase/citrate lyase family protein gives MTDFGSHMFAAYKLGATLYMPAIHPKVPDIVSGLALSPASSIVLCLEDALREEDIEKGIRTLTELLKTRLGNIDSRPQVFIRPRSYDMACRLRAIDGITQIDGFVLPKARPETAPDWISLLSGTTLKLMPTLETPEFFDPARLIQFRDLLLSAGPDRIAAVRIGGNDLLGSMALRRVRGMTAYEGPLGWFLSMAASILIPAGIPVSAPVFDIIEDTETLRREVERDVQMGFVSKTAIHPAQVPIIEGAFSVSEEDLRAARAILDRDASAVFQIGGVMCEPATHAAWARRTLARADRFGCHSFGQGSYKRETGTG, from the coding sequence ATGACTGACTTTGGGTCTCATATGTTTGCGGCTTATAAACTGGGGGCTACTCTCTACATGCCCGCCATACATCCGAAGGTGCCTGACATAGTGTCAGGGTTGGCACTGTCGCCAGCCTCATCGATTGTTCTTTGCCTGGAGGACGCGCTGCGTGAGGAGGACATTGAGAAAGGCATCCGAACCCTGACGGAACTGCTAAAGACCCGTCTTGGTAACATTGACAGCCGGCCGCAGGTTTTCATCCGGCCCCGGTCTTACGATATGGCGTGTCGGCTTCGGGCCATTGACGGCATTACCCAGATTGACGGTTTTGTTCTGCCGAAGGCGCGGCCTGAAACCGCCCCGGATTGGATTTCGCTGCTGTCAGGAACCACCCTGAAACTCATGCCAACGCTTGAGACACCGGAATTTTTCGATCCGGCCCGGCTGATTCAGTTTCGGGACCTACTGCTGAGTGCCGGACCTGACAGGATCGCCGCGGTCCGGATTGGTGGGAACGATCTTCTGGGTTCGATGGCGCTGCGCCGGGTGCGTGGCATGACGGCCTACGAGGGGCCGCTTGGCTGGTTTTTATCGATGGCGGCATCGATTCTGATCCCGGCCGGGATTCCCGTTTCCGCCCCGGTCTTTGACATCATTGAAGACACGGAGACGTTGCGCCGTGAGGTGGAACGCGATGTGCAAATGGGATTCGTCTCAAAAACAGCCATCCATCCGGCTCAGGTCCCGATCATTGAAGGTGCGTTCTCCGTATCGGAAGAGGACCTTCGTGCAGCCAGAGCAATCCTTGATCGGGACGCAAGTGCCGTGTTTCAGATTGGTGGCGTTATGTGCGAGCCTGCAACCCATGCTGCGTGGGCACGCCGCACATTAGCGCGGGCGGATCGGTTCGGGTGTCACTCGTTTGGGCAGGGCAGTTATAAGCGAGAGACTGGTACCGGCTGA